GGGCTGGGAGAGTTTCGTTTGGATTTTGCGCTGGCTCCCGCTTCCTGCCAGAGCTGTTCCCCCGAAAGGAGTTCTTCCAGAGTTTGGCGCTTTCGCACCACCCGGGCTTCGCTTCCCCGCACCAGGATTTCGGCGGGCATGGGGCGGGTGTTGTAGTTCGAGGCCATGACAAAGCCGTAGGCTCCGGAGCTGAGGAGCGCGATGCCCTCCCCAGCCTCCATCTTGGGCGCGTCCAGATTTTGGCCAAAAAAGTCGCCGCTTTCACAGACCGGCCCCACGATGTCCACGCACTCCGTCTCTCCACGAGGGGCTTTCAAGGGCACGATTTCATGATGGCCCTGATAGAGGGCGGGTCGAATGAGGTCATTCATCCCGGCATCCACGATTTGGAAGGTCTTGGCGGTGCCGCGCTTGGTGTAGAGGATGCGGGTGAGCAGGACGCCGGCATTGCCCACGAGGTAGCGACCAGGCTCCAAGAGGATTTTGACACCGAGCGGTTCCAGCAAAGGGACCAACTGCGTGGCGTATTCTTCAGCCGTCAGGGGTCGCTCTTCGTCCGATTGCCCGGCCCACCAATCCGGGGAGCCACTCGCGAGAGCCGGGTCATACACGATTCCGATCCCGCCGCCGATGGAGAAGAATTCGATGTCGTATTTCTCTTTCAAACGAGCCACCAGAGGGCCGACCCGTTCTACGGCTTCCACGAAGGGGGAGACTTGGGTGAGCTGGGAACCGATGTGCATTTGCAAGCCACGAAGCCGAATGTGGCTGTGGGCTTGCGCCCGCTCGCAAACCGCTTCTATGAACTCGAAGTCGATCCCAAACTTATTCTCACTTTTGCCAGTGGAGATGTATTGGTGAGTCTGCGCATCCACGTTGGGATTCACTCGGAAGGCGACGGGGGCGATGACTCCCTTGGCGGCGGCGATTTTCTGAATGGCCTCCACTTCGGCTTCGGACTCCACGTTGAAGGAAAAGATTCCTTGGTCGAGTGCATACTCGATCTCTTGGGCCGTCTTCCCGACCCCGGCAAAGGTGCAGTGCTCGGCCTTTCCCCCGGCCGCCAGGACTCGATAGAGTTCCCCCCCTGAGACGATGTCGAAGCCAGCGCCCTCCTTGGCCAGGAGTTCAAGAATGGCCAGATTCGAGTTCGCTTTCAGGGCGTAGCAGACGTGGTGGCGGAGGGGGGCGAGGGCTTGGTCCAGTCGCCGAAAGTTGTTCTGAATGGTTTCCCCGCTGTAAACATAGAGGGGGGTGCCGTGTTCTTGGGCGAGCGCAGCCAAATCCACATCTTCGCAGTGGAGGCGATCGTTTTGGTAGCGGAAGGAATGCATCGAGCGAGGACGGTAGCCAGCTTTACGATTTTTGCAGCGGGGAAAGCCGATGATTTTCCGCTGGCTCCCGAGAAGACC
This Verrucomicrobiota bacterium DNA region includes the following protein-coding sequences:
- the lysA gene encoding diaminopimelate decarboxylase — encoded protein: MHSFRYQNDRLHCEDVDLAALAQEHGTPLYVYSGETIQNNFRRLDQALAPLRHHVCYALKANSNLAILELLAKEGAGFDIVSGGELYRVLAAGGKAEHCTFAGVGKTAQEIEYALDQGIFSFNVESEAEVEAIQKIAAAKGVIAPVAFRVNPNVDAQTHQYISTGKSENKFGIDFEFIEAVCERAQAHSHIRLRGLQMHIGSQLTQVSPFVEAVERVGPLVARLKEKYDIEFFSIGGGIGIVYDPALASGSPDWWAGQSDEERPLTAEEYATQLVPLLEPLGVKILLEPGRYLVGNAGVLLTRILYTKRGTAKTFQIVDAGMNDLIRPALYQGHHEIVPLKAPRGETECVDIVGPVCESGDFFGQNLDAPKMEAGEGIALLSSGAYGFVMASNYNTRPMPAEILVRGSEARVVRKRQTLEELLSGEQLWQEAGASAKSKRNSPSPSLHRG